The Nicotiana tomentosiformis chromosome 9, ASM39032v3, whole genome shotgun sequence genome contains the following window.
CAATAACAGAATGCTGCAATAATTGATTGGGTCCACGGGAAAAATGCAACAGAGGGTAGACTTACATGAATTAGCGATAAAgggtattgagattcaattaggacagatttCTATGGCCCTAAACAATCGTCCCCAAGGGACATTACTTGCAGATACACAAGTCAATCCAAATGAACAGGGCCCAAAATAGCTTATAGCAGTGAGTCTACGAAATGGTAGATACCTAGATCTGGAGCAAGAGATGGCTCGCAAAAGCTGGCCTACTGAAACACTTGTGCGATTACCCATCAATATAGATGACTCAACAAGGTTAACAGAGGTGACGGTACAACATGCGCCATCTTaaaaaagcaaagaaaaagaagtcGCGAAGGAAACTTAGTTAGAGCAAGAGAAGGCAGTAGAAACAATGCCAGAGCAGGTTCAAAATCAAATCAGAGGAAAGAAGTGGCCTCCAGCACCCTTCCTCCAGAGATTAGCCAAATATCAAAAAGATGAGCAATATAAGAAATTCTTGGAGATGTTAAAGCAAATTCAGGTGAACATTCCATTGATTGATTCCTTAAAGGAAATGCCtagttatgcaaaaatgatgaaggacttgatgtctcatAAGTTCaactttcaagacttggccacGGTTACACTGACTTAGACATGTGGTGTTGTTGTGACAAGACAcatagctgagaagttatctGATCCAGGGaatttcacaatcccatgcacaataggcaactatgcgtttgctaaggcactttgtgatttgggggcaagcataaacaTGATGCCCTTGGatatctacaaaaggttaggcattggaagagctagaCCCACGTCTATGTTATTACAGCTGGCCGATCGGATAGTGAAGAGGCCATctggtatccttgatgatgtattagtacaAGTGGGGAAGTTTGTTTTCCCAATAGATTTTGTCGTTCTAGACTGCCGAGTTGATAAGGAGATTTCCATAATTTTAGGAAGGACATTCTTAGCCACTGGGAGAGCcctaattgattgtgaaactgggGAGCTAAAAATGAGACTGAACGATGAAGATATAACGTTTAATGTGCAGAAATCTATGCGGTGACGCAGTgagtttgctaactgctctctgatagaagctgtggatgttatcttggaggaggaagatgagactctaaatgcaaaagaccctctagcagcatgcctcatgaacttagaagaaatGGATGGTGAAAACTTGGCAGAGTGGGTTTTGGCCCTTGAAGGGCGAGgaactggaaaagagagctcgaatttgagcccttacacttagaagaaagaaaaccACCTCCAGCTAAGCTATCGATTGAAGCGCCGCCACAGTTAGAGATAAATCCGTTATCgtctcacctcaggtatgctttcttgggacctaaatcCACTTTACCTATTATTATTTCATCCAGTCTGTTAGATGTGCAGGCAGAACAACTTTTGCTGGTGTTAATGGAATGCAAGACTGCAATTGGCTGGACCATTGCAGATATTAAGGGGATCAACCCGacattttgtatgcataagattctactggaagatgggcacaaaccttccaaaGAACATCAAAGAATCCCATAATCCGGTGTcaataagtacatgagcatctaatatgaatacaaagtatgACTGATAAAACACGTGTATGAAAGTATAGAACATTACAATAACtcaaagaaagagagtcaaggtcagcggactctaggcagctaccttggtagtctccAACTGATTTCCCTCTGAGATctacaaacaacatgctacatttgttgcagaatAAAGGACTGTTCTTAGGGTCACACAATAAAGATCCTCAGCAGCACCTGAAGAATTTCCTATCAATTTGTTTAACACAAAGTCAACTTAACATGACACCGGACGCAATAAAGCTTTTGTTGTTCACATTCTCGGTGAcaggagaagctcagacttggcttaattcactccccataaattccatcactacttgggaggaattagtcaagcaagtTTTGAACAAATTCTACCCACCAAATAAAACTGCTCAacagattgatgatatattgagctaCAGGCAGAGACCGGCAGAATCACTACAAGAaatgtgggagaggttcaaggacATGCttgttaagtgtccacatcatgctATTCCAGATCATATGTTGGGGCAGAGATTCTACATGGGACTGGCTGAcagcttaaaggccaatgttgatgcttcggCAGGTGGAGCATTTCTTAGTAAAGCGTTTGcagaatgcaagatcctacttgataagATGGCCCAAAACttaggatggatgacaagagccTCTACGATCACTCCGATAGTTCACTCAGTGGCTTTAGACCCAAACAACTCTATAGTTGAGAATGTGGCCACTCtaatgacacaaatgagtatcctcaccaaaatgATTGATCaatcaggccagaagcagcaggtaacatagttgacacaactaatgggggcttatgtacaccatgcattaaccaaccgtATGTTTGCTCGTGGAGTGCGGAAGGTGATAACTAGTAATATAGGAAGATATGAACTATGTAGCCAACTATGGGGaacagaggcaaggtggtcagaattggggtcaacataatcaacaatatagaccatCGCAGCaacaatacaataacaacaacaatcctggagctatgcgaccactGGGTCAAGTTGCGCCTTACCAAAGGCAAAATGGCTACatccagcaaaatcagcagctgaCTTAGCAACAACCTCAATAACAACAGATTATGAGGTTACAAACTCCCTGAAAGTCATTTTTGCATGAGAAAGTTTTCAACAGATTATGAGGTAAAGTTATCTGatccagggagtttcacaatcccatacacaataggcaactatgcatttgctaaggcactttgtgatttgggggcttgcataaacttgatgcccttggctataTACAAAAGTTTAGGCATTGGAAAAGCTAGACCCACGTCTATATTATTACAGCTGGTCGATCGGacagtgaagaggccctctggtatccttgatgatgtattagtaAAGGTGGGGAAGTTTGTTTTCCCAGCAGATTTTGTCGTTCTAGACTGCCGagttgacgaggagattcccataactTTGGGAAGGACATTCTTAGCCACTGGGAGATCCCTAATTGATTATGAAACTTGGGAGCTAAAGATGAGACTGAACGATGAATAGATAACGTTTAATGTGCATAAATCTATGCAGCAACAAAGTgagtttgctaactgctctctgaTAGAAGCTATGGATGTGatcttggaggaggaagatgaaaCTCTGAACGCAAAAAACCCTCTAGCAGCAAGCAtcatgaacttagaagaaatGGATGGTGAAAACTTGGCAGAGTGAGTTTTGGCCCTTGAAGGGTgagggtactggaaaagagagcttgaattcgagcccttacacttagaagaaagaaaaacacctccagctaagccatcaaTTGAAGAGCCACCATAGTTAGAGCTAAAACTGTTACCGTCTAACCTCAGGTATGCTTTATTGGGACCTAAATCCACTTTACCTGTAATTATCTCAtccagtttgttagatgtgcaggcagAACAACTTTTGTGGGTGTTAATATAATGCAAGACTGCAATTGGCTGGACCATTGCAGATATTAAGGAGATTAGCCCGATATTTtatatgcataagattctactggaagatggccacataccttccagagaacatcaaagaaggttgaacccTAACATAAAAcaagtggtgaagaaagaagtgatcaagtggttagctGCGGGAATCATCTTTCCAATCTCTGACAGTAACTGGGTCATCCCAGTTCAGTGTAtgccaaagaagggtggaatgactgtagtgcccaatgagaataatgagttgaGCTCGACTCGTACAGTTACGGGTTGGCGAATTTGTATGGATTATAGTAAACTGAATAtagccacccggaaagaccattttcctttaccatttattgaccaaatgttggatagattGGCATGGAGGTCTCACTTCTGCTTTATGGATGGGTATTTGGGGTACAATCAGATTTCCATAGCCCCTGAGGATAGAGAGAAGACATCATTTACTTGTCcgtatggcatctttgcctttcaGAGAATGCCATTTGGTCTATGCAATGCACCGGCCACCTTTTAGAGGTGTATGTTAGTcattttcactgatatggttgaagatattatggaagtctttatggatgatttctcgatTGTGGGGGATTCGTTTGAAGACTGTCTTTacaatttaagaagagtgttgaaaatgtgtgtggagacaaatttagTGTTGAACTAggagaagtgccattttatggtacaagaaggtatagtgttggggtatcgagtgtccagtaagggtattgaggttaaccatgctaaggttgacgtgattgagaagttgccatCGCCCACTTCAGTCAAGgaaataagaagtttccttgggcatGCCAAGTTCTACAGGCGATTTATAAAGAATTTctctaaaattgctaaccccttatgtaaactccttgaaaaggatcattcttttgtgttttctgatgactgcaggttagcatttgaggagctgaagaggAGACTGATGACTGCACCAAAGGACTgccttgctgcagaaaaagaaactattcgggcccaattgtcatcggccgaaagtCAGCTCCGAGGCCTGAAGGAGAATAGTTTAGCTCAGGCAAAAGAGATAGGGGAGCTCGAGGCTcagttggcttccgaacttgcaaaggctAAAATTGAAGCCGAAAAAGCAAAAGCTGAGGCGATCTTGGCCATCTaccgggctgatgctgaagctgcttTGGCCCAAGCGATAGAGGCTACCGAGACCGCTCACACTCGAGCATATTTTATTGTCGAacttgccaaatgccaatcttGGAGGGAAACCCACGAGGAtatccacgctcgaggttttgatcttaccaacgagataataaaggctagagaGTGTGAAGTCGAAGCTGGAGCACTTGccacttccgatgatgatgacgatgatggcagcaagagctGGTCCGATAATGGGGAGGGCCTCGATGAAGAAGAAGCTGCCCCCGGAAGAgatcaggaaccttaggatttttaaCTTTTGAACTTTTGTATAGGATCCTGACTAGACATTGtaaatatatataaagatctctttcctttccgacttgtctttatttcatttattccttgtgaaagttttgttcataagttcgaggcttatgTAATTTGATCGAAGCCGaactagtgtagtttttataatcgagtgagtacttgctcaaactcggagtagggtgacccttaggttttaattgagttaGGATGATTTcttcgaactcaaaaataaactaGCCCTTTAGGATCTTAAATTAGGCCGATAcgaccatagcaaaaagaatggctttctcccaTTTTTCGGTTTGAAAAGTTTGTCatttaatcatataaattttGTTGTACCTTAGCACTAAATAAAGGATTTGCTCGAGAGTTCGAATGGTTCCGTACCCATTAGGATCTTCacgggtcgatattatcgagaccctttgtttcgtaatgccttagcataaaataaagaatttgttcgagagttcgaatgcctttgtatccattagggttttctagggttgatattatcgagacccttagaaaatttgccgagggtagccttttttaaccgatTTATGAAAATATTTGAAGGCATGTTTAATAACAGAAATCGGATGTCTCCGAATCATGttgatttggccgtagcctttaacttgggattcgccttttgggcttgttcccctgttatacttcgaacttgttcgaagtatcagtccccgagtaggatggccgtggcctataaaatcgaggattgcctttttaaggtcttacgatctcgaggtttagtaattcgatcgTGTCGgttttttggacggcagtccccgagtatcgagtaaattatttgaacttcagttgtgatcggcccttaagccgGTTTCCACCATAGGTCATAAGTATTAAATTGTAAAGTATACATTTTTCTAAAACATGGAgcatctggtaaggaaaaatacttcttccaataaattatacatgtgtacatgtttttccattagggctcgagtaatctacaccgacatggttcatttgaccgtttggtccactacaaaatttacctatcgagaccctatcgacacgaagtattttccttataactatccgagggtgatgccccccaatattcgaggttgattgtaaaggatcctcggatactgttgaattactctaagttagcacgaacaaggttgcctcgttaaaaacctcaccggaaaaacccatttgggataaaaatcggtctaagggaaaaagagtgcaacgcgtgctttcaaacctaaggactgcgtttgaagaatcctttgatgtcttcgattaaaaagctgcaaatggttagtataaaatataaatgaaaattgagaaggttgtaccttagcagtaatatcgtttgaggagtgatatattcCTATTGTTTGGTATTTGTTCGCCGTTTGccatgccaagtttgtaggatccttttccgatgatatcgaggacctggtATGGTCCCTCCCAGTTTGGaccaagttttccttcgtttgggtctcgagtattgagggtgaccttcctcagaaccaagtccccaATTTTGAAGTGTTGAAGATttgctcttcgattgtagtacctttcgatccactgtttctgtgcggccattcgaacgagggcggcctcccatttttcatctagcaattcgaggcttgtattcatagcctcatgatttgagtcttccgttgcatatcgaaacctgacgctgggttccccgacttcaatcgggatcagagcttcgacaCCGTATACTAAAGAAAAtggtgttgcccccgtactggattttgacatcgttcgatatgcccaaagaacttcgggcaatatttctctccattttcccttggcGTCATTCAATctcttctttagattttgaatgatggttttgtttgttgattcggcctgtccgttcccactaggatgatatggtgtcGACAAGATctctttattttgtgatcttcgagaaattttgtcactttgccgccgacgaattgctttccattgttgCATGCAATCTCGGTAGGCATaccgaatcggcatataatgtggtcccagatgaattCTATGACTtttctctctctaattttcttgaaagcctgtgcttcaaccctcttaaagaaatagtcagtcataaacaaaataaatttagttttacctggggccgatgacatagggccgacgatatccattccccacttcatgaatggccatggggataagactaaGTGGAGTCGCTCTCTGGGTGGGTGAATCATCGGcacatacctttgacatttgtcgcactttcgaacaaactcttttgtatttttttccatatcggcccaatagtatcctgctctgatgactttgggAACCAACGATTCGGCACcaaaatgatttccacaagtgccctcgtggatttctcataggacgtagtcggtatctcctggtcctaaacatattgccaatggtccatcaaacATCCTTCTATACAATGTTCcgtcttcggccaatgtgaatcgtgcgacCTTCGTTCGTAGAGCCCTCGATTCCCTAGggtccgatggaagcttcccgttctttagatattcgatatatttgttcctccaatacCAAGTCAGACTTTTGGAGTTGATTTCtgtgtggccttcttcgattactgaccttgaatgttgtacgacagtccccgagctaatctctCCATCTTCGActaatgaccccaaatttgcaagggcatcggcctcagcGTTTTGCTCTTGAGGCACATGCTGTAAggtccattctttaaattgatgtagagtcacttgtaatttgtccaagtacttctgcattcgatcttctcggacctCTAAAGTTCTGCTGACTTGGTTTACCAAgagcagggagtcacatttggcctcgatgacttctgctcccaaaactttagctagctcgagacctgcaatcatggccttatactcggcctcattgttagttaacttagaAGTGTTGATGGATTGCCTAATTGTGTTACCCATGGGccgcttcaaaatgatgcctagcccaatgatgtacccgactttattaatagttccttttcgacctcgggtacgagggctggcgtaaagtcggccacgaaatcCGCTAAGATTTGATACTTGATAgacgttcggggtcgatactcgatatcgtacccactgatcttgacgattatgcaaaatattgcgaagaggATAGGTAGTACCTATGCAGAttgggtgacactgaaaatatggttttaatttcctagaggcgcttattagggcgAGCGCtaattttctaagtgtgggtgccgggtctcggcctcacctagagttcgactaacataataaataggaaattgcgtaccttgttcttctcgaactAGAACCCCACTTAACGCGATTTCCGAGACCgctaagtacaagtatagttgctcATCCGCTTTCGTagtatgaagcagtggcaggctcgagaggtactgcTTTAGTTCTTCCtttgcttgttggcattccgaggTCCATGCAAAATTATTGTTCTTTTTGAGaagtgagaagaacctgtgacttctatctgaagacttcgagatgaatcggcctagggagGCTATGCGCcatgttaatctttgtacgaccttaacattatccacgactgtgatgtcttcgattgccttgatcttatcgggattgatTTTGATACcctgatttgataccataaagccgaggaatttgcccgagccgaccccgaatgcacatttctttgggttgagtttcatgttgtattcccttagtatatcgaaggtcccctgcaaatgtgtcaaatggtcctctgctcacagggacttaactagcatatcgtcaatataaacttccattgacttacctatttgttcttcgaacatttgatTTACTAAgcattgataagttgcaccaacattttttagtccaaacggcatcacattataacaataggagccgtatttagtgatgaacgaagtcttttcctgatctttcgtgttcatttgtatttgattgtacccggagtaggcatcgagaaaactaagaatctcatggtcggccgtggcatcgatctacgatcgatattcggcagaggaaaaaagtctttaggacatgctttgtttaaatctttatagttctaagtttatttccctttttagggactacgactacgtttctaaccattcggggtattttacctcccgaatggatcctattttgagaagtttggttacctcgtccttgatgaaatcaTGTTTTACCTCAgattggggtcttctcttttgttttaccgggcgaaacttcgggtccaagcttagtcgATGTGCAGCa
Protein-coding sequences here:
- the LOC138899196 gene encoding uncharacterized protein, whose protein sequence is MGNTIRQSINTSKLTNNEAEYKAMIAGLELAKVLGAEVIEAKCDSLLLVNQVSRTLEVREDRMQKYLDKLQVTLHQFKEWTLQHVPQEQNAEADALANLGSLVEDGEISSGTVVQHSRSVIEEGHTEINSKSLTWYWRNKYIEYLKNGKLPSDPRESRALRTKVARFTLAEDGTLYRRMFDGPLAICLGPGDTDYVL